In Verrucomicrobiia bacterium, a genomic segment contains:
- a CDS encoding beta-galactosidase — protein MSILAQSKVRTLGLFEKRIEGDDCLMELARLRFQEAGMGAEMHADTPEHLVHVMGFRPWEDAPVVVHLARGFNLAEEPSRKRISDFAARFAGQVYGLVLHDHATMSIRKKDYIAAAWKMDDQLEKTSQCPMLFIEYAAGLDPDDFARFFSAIPDLDRISACIDIGHVGIREARAAYARSHGGEDICALKAQSARLPAVMADVQDAVSSGAVAVLDLVQRIAALKKPVHFHLHDGHPLSTFSPFGVSDHLSFLTEIPLSFEYGGRRAVAPMFGPAGLSKLVTRAVELMGPRRTSFTLEIHPTGERLPLDQAASLFEHWSDKANAEKMNHWLAVLTRNHQLLRQAIEAASRFLLLILALCVAGTPAWAQVNVPSHGDFKGPGANTGSAVGQTQAPDAVLPSGISLNWDVTSVKTVNAKRAQVSLNGIWRFIPATQGTAPPPKTGWAYIKVPGSWQTSRGRASDFVALGGGPQWEAYDGAQVVRAWYERRVRIPADWGSRPMSLRFDRVCTDAIVYVNGKECGRVPWPWGSVDITSVVRAGEEADIRVLVAAIADADQVGSFWQNALSSTVTFSSASLKSRGLTGNVFLESRSSEGHVNDVFVRTSTRNKDISLDVELTGVQQAGQVRFVADMLNEKGEVEKSFTADAVAVAKETQSFSLAWPWANPRRWDVGQPNLYTLRLKVTGPGLDDEYNQEFGFREFWVEGRKLFLNGTEIHLRQQCFYSGPHPQVGDTISEFGDERVDTRGDASDAGRALDRADQAGYLAAVYILDANKYMMNRGGGPVWEKNQQRALDRAGLWIRHYRNHPSAVMWIAGMNFFNSAVDADPRHVGRRGWDESNTRWQRLVVVAKEMFDGLRKLDPTRAYYSHAGAYTGDIYTMNCYLDLLPLQEREEWLSAWSQSGEMPVSMVEFGTPMDCTFRRGREGFTRNITSEPLLTEFAAIYFGAQAYAAEEPKYRQYLHGLFRSGMLYESSENHLDEYANNHRIQQLFRINTWRSWRTAGLPGGLRAWSWMQDALKEINGPTLAWIAGPGLSPSAGDHRKFISNPENLLEATPERAGAYTAKDHHFSPGQNIEKQIVLINDTRQPQNFTAAWNATLGGKLVGKGQMEGSLAVSEIRFIPFHVIAPAEQAGGKTDGLITLAATIGQSQHQDSFEFRVFGKDKPGRGQIAIVDSNGMTSKMLASLGYRTRSWKGASAPRLVVIGRNTLKNDPAAAARLESYVRAGGRALICAQDPDWLTRALGWRVCPKVTRRVFPVPSAILHTPLSSLDSEDLRDWTGSSALIEAYPEYVGNYLRGNEGNQPYAGWHWSNRGGVTSAAIEKPHRSGWRPLLECEFDLAYTPLMELDYGQGRVIVCTLDLEDHVLEDPATRRMAGRIVDYALHSPLSPQVSKVVYLGGPSGAAWLDKTGVSYQQSATLDTSAGLLLIGPDAALDTAALTAYLEQGGKAFFLPRSQANGWLGATLKPAAPLFAGSLSPPEWPEARGLSASDLRWRCYLDTPHWLLSAGAEFGADGLIGRKKLGKGVAVFCQVDPDCFHADEKTYLRYTRWRSTRAVAQLLANLGASFPVDSRIFHPLAFTGELGFSVAPDGDRSGRQSTGPRAGVENSLSSHPEAPQPLTSYCPDYRTDFDMGDNPYRYYRW, from the coding sequence ATGAGCATTTTGGCTCAATCCAAAGTCAGGACCTTAGGTCTGTTTGAAAAGAGAATTGAGGGTGACGATTGCCTGATGGAACTTGCTCGCCTCCGGTTTCAGGAAGCCGGCATGGGCGCCGAAATGCACGCCGACACGCCGGAACATCTGGTGCACGTGATGGGCTTCCGCCCATGGGAAGACGCTCCCGTTGTTGTGCATCTGGCCCGCGGCTTCAATCTGGCCGAGGAGCCAAGCCGAAAGCGAATCTCGGATTTTGCGGCGCGTTTTGCCGGACAGGTTTACGGACTGGTGCTCCATGACCATGCGACCATGTCGATACGAAAGAAGGATTATATCGCCGCAGCGTGGAAGATGGATGACCAGCTCGAGAAGACCAGCCAATGCCCAATGCTCTTCATTGAATATGCCGCGGGACTCGATCCGGATGATTTCGCCCGTTTTTTTTCGGCTATCCCTGATCTGGACCGCATTAGCGCCTGCATCGACATCGGCCATGTGGGCATTCGCGAGGCCCGGGCGGCTTATGCCCGAAGCCACGGAGGCGAAGATATCTGCGCCCTAAAGGCGCAGAGCGCCCGGTTGCCGGCAGTCATGGCCGATGTGCAAGACGCCGTCAGTTCCGGGGCTGTCGCAGTCCTGGATTTAGTGCAGAGAATCGCGGCTTTGAAAAAGCCCGTCCATTTCCATTTGCACGACGGCCATCCTCTTTCGACTTTCAGTCCCTTTGGCGTTTCTGATCACCTGAGTTTCTTGACTGAGATTCCCCTGTCTTTCGAATATGGCGGACGCCGGGCAGTGGCCCCGATGTTCGGGCCCGCGGGCCTCTCGAAGCTCGTAACCCGCGCGGTCGAATTGATGGGGCCACGGCGCACATCGTTCACGCTCGAAATCCATCCCACAGGCGAGCGCCTGCCGCTAGACCAGGCCGCTTCGCTCTTCGAGCATTGGTCTGATAAGGCCAATGCTGAGAAGATGAACCATTGGCTCGCGGTGCTCACCAGGAATCATCAATTATTGCGCCAGGCCATCGAGGCGGCCTCGCGTTTCCTTTTACTGATTCTGGCGCTTTGTGTCGCAGGCACACCGGCCTGGGCCCAGGTGAACGTGCCTTCTCATGGGGATTTTAAAGGCCCTGGGGCGAATACGGGCTCGGCGGTGGGACAGACGCAGGCGCCCGACGCTGTGTTACCATCCGGCATCAGCCTGAATTGGGACGTGACAAGCGTCAAAACCGTGAACGCAAAGCGGGCACAGGTTTCGTTGAATGGCATCTGGCGCTTCATTCCCGCAACCCAAGGAACCGCGCCGCCGCCAAAGACCGGGTGGGCGTATATCAAGGTGCCGGGGAGTTGGCAAACTTCCCGGGGCAGGGCATCCGATTTCGTGGCGCTTGGTGGCGGCCCACAGTGGGAAGCCTATGACGGAGCGCAGGTGGTGCGGGCCTGGTACGAGCGCCGGGTGAGAATCCCGGCGGACTGGGGAAGCCGCCCGATGAGCCTGCGCTTCGACCGCGTATGCACGGACGCCATTGTCTATGTCAACGGCAAGGAATGTGGAAGAGTGCCGTGGCCCTGGGGTTCGGTGGACATTACGTCAGTGGTAAGGGCCGGAGAAGAGGCGGATATTCGTGTGCTGGTGGCAGCCATCGCGGATGCGGACCAAGTGGGGAGCTTCTGGCAGAATGCCTTGAGCAGCACCGTCACCTTTTCATCCGCTTCTCTAAAGTCCCGTGGCCTGACCGGCAACGTCTTTTTGGAAAGCCGTTCCTCGGAAGGCCACGTAAACGATGTTTTCGTGCGCACTTCAACTCGGAATAAGGACATCTCCCTTGATGTGGAGTTGACCGGTGTTCAGCAGGCGGGCCAGGTGCGGTTCGTCGCGGACATGCTCAACGAAAAAGGCGAGGTCGAGAAGAGTTTCACGGCGGACGCGGTGGCGGTTGCCAAGGAAACGCAGAGTTTTTCCCTCGCGTGGCCCTGGGCCAACCCGCGCCGATGGGACGTCGGCCAGCCCAATCTCTATACCCTGCGGCTGAAAGTCACGGGCCCCGGCCTGGACGACGAGTATAACCAGGAATTCGGTTTCCGGGAGTTCTGGGTCGAAGGACGCAAGCTCTTCCTCAATGGCACGGAAATCCACTTGCGCCAGCAATGCTTCTACTCGGGACCGCACCCGCAGGTCGGCGACACCATTTCGGAGTTCGGGGATGAGCGTGTGGACACACGCGGCGATGCCTCCGACGCGGGGCGAGCACTTGACCGCGCCGATCAGGCGGGATACCTGGCGGCCGTGTACATCCTGGACGCCAACAAGTACATGATGAATCGCGGCGGCGGCCCTGTCTGGGAGAAGAATCAGCAACGGGCTTTGGACCGAGCCGGCCTCTGGATACGCCACTACCGCAACCATCCCTCTGCTGTGATGTGGATAGCCGGCATGAACTTCTTCAACAGCGCCGTGGACGCGGACCCGCGCCATGTGGGCCGCCGCGGTTGGGATGAGAGCAACACGCGCTGGCAGCGTCTGGTGGTCGTCGCCAAAGAGATGTTCGATGGACTTAGAAAACTGGACCCGACCCGTGCCTATTACAGCCATGCAGGGGCCTATACGGGAGACATTTACACGATGAACTGCTACCTGGACCTCTTACCGCTCCAGGAACGCGAGGAGTGGCTCAGCGCATGGTCCCAAAGCGGTGAGATGCCGGTTTCCATGGTCGAGTTCGGCACCCCGATGGACTGTACGTTCCGGCGCGGACGCGAAGGGTTCACCCGCAACATCACGAGCGAACCATTGTTGACAGAATTCGCTGCCATCTATTTTGGCGCGCAGGCCTATGCTGCGGAGGAACCAAAATATCGGCAGTATCTTCACGGCCTGTTTCGCAGCGGGATGCTCTACGAGAGTTCCGAGAACCACCTGGATGAGTATGCCAACAACCACAGAATCCAGCAGCTTTTCCGTATCAATACGTGGCGTAGCTGGCGGACCGCGGGGCTGCCGGGTGGCCTGCGCGCCTGGTCCTGGATGCAGGACGCGCTCAAGGAGATCAACGGTCCGACCCTGGCGTGGATCGCCGGCCCCGGTCTTTCTCCCTCAGCAGGCGACCACCGCAAATTCATTTCAAACCCGGAAAACCTGCTTGAGGCGACGCCTGAAAGAGCGGGGGCGTACACGGCAAAGGACCACCACTTCAGCCCAGGCCAGAACATCGAGAAGCAGATCGTCCTGATCAACGATACCCGCCAGCCCCAGAATTTCACAGCAGCCTGGAACGCCACGCTCGGCGGAAAGTTAGTCGGGAAGGGTCAGATGGAAGGCAGCCTGGCGGTTTCCGAGATTCGGTTCATTCCTTTCCATGTCATCGCGCCCGCTGAGCAAGCCGGCGGCAAGACCGATGGCCTGATTACGCTTGCCGCAACTATCGGCCAGTCCCAGCACCAGGATAGTTTTGAGTTTCGTGTCTTTGGCAAGGACAAGCCGGGCCGCGGTCAGATCGCTATTGTGGATTCGAACGGCATGACCAGCAAGATGCTGGCGAGCCTGGGCTATCGCACCCGTTCCTGGAAAGGCGCGTCTGCCCCACGTCTGGTGGTCATCGGGCGCAATACCTTGAAGAACGACCCGGCAGCGGCCGCCCGGTTGGAGTCTTATGTGCGGGCTGGAGGTCGGGCTCTGATCTGTGCCCAAGACCCCGACTGGCTAACGCGCGCGCTCGGGTGGCGCGTGTGCCCAAAGGTGACACGGCGCGTCTTCCCCGTCCCTTCCGCTATTCTGCATACGCCCTTGTCCTCCCTGGATTCGGAAGACCTCCGCGACTGGACCGGCAGCAGCGCGTTGATTGAGGCCTACCCTGAATATGTGGGAAATTACCTCAGAGGAAATGAAGGAAACCAGCCCTACGCGGGGTGGCACTGGAGCAACCGCGGCGGAGTCACCAGCGCGGCCATCGAGAAGCCCCACCGTAGCGGCTGGCGCCCTTTGCTGGAGTGCGAATTCGACCTGGCCTACACGCCGCTCATGGAGTTGGACTACGGCCAGGGCCGGGTGATCGTCTGTACCTTGGACCTGGAAGACCACGTGCTCGAGGACCCCGCGACGCGGCGCATGGCCGGGCGCATCGTTGATTACGCGCTTCATTCCCCCCTTTCTCCACAGGTGAGCAAGGTCGTTTATCTCGGCGGCCCATCGGGCGCGGCATGGCTGGACAAAACCGGGGTGAGTTACCAGCAGTCCGCTACGCTGGACACCAGCGCCGGCCTGCTGCTCATCGGCCCGGATGCGGCCCTCGACACGGCAGCGCTCACCGCCTACTTGGAACAAGGCGGCAAGGCCTTCTTTTTGCCGCGCTCGCAGGCAAACGGCTGGCTCGGCGCCACCCTCAAACCGGCTGCACCCCTTTTCGCCGGATCCCTGTCGCCACCGGAGTGGCCTGAAGCTCGAGGCCTCAGCGCGTCGGACCTTCGCTGGCGTTGTTACCTGGACACTCCTCACTGGTTGTTGAGCGCAGGGGCCGAGTTCGGTGCGGACGGCCTGATTGGCCGCAAAAAGCTCGGAAAGGGCGTGGCTGTCTTCTGCCAGGTGGACCCGGATTGCTTCCATGCGGATGAGAAGACCTATTTGCGCTACACCCGGTGGCGGTCCACCCGTGCCGTGGCCCAGCTCCTGGCCAACTTGGGCGCAAGTTTTCCAGTGGACAGCCGGATATTCCATCCCCTCGCCTTTACGGGCGAGTTGGGCTTCTCCGTGGCTCCGGACGGCGATCGGTCGGGGCGCCAATCTACGGGGCCGCGAGCTGGAGTGGAAAACTCGCTGAGTTCCCACCCCGAGGCCCCACAGCCTCTCACGTCTTATTGTCCCGATTACCGCACTGACTTCGATATGGGAGATAATCCATACCGCTATTATCGGTGGTAG